Proteins co-encoded in one Methanobrevibacter gottschalkii DSM 11977 genomic window:
- a CDS encoding AAA family ATPase has protein sequence MASLPLGNDNDLDDTQFYNRVEEISFICDNLELTKKGSTPTILLTGIRGVGKTALMKKLKKDFQNDYLVVYMDLSAMDKFKKNELTRFSFMKLFYESIIKALRHSNIITIDTQILKYFKTRNFKLDKLKSVDKIPIPILKSEEDYAKFTTFVMDLPQQIYDDCKDHIDGVLIFMDEFQMLKQLDEDVNGFLWYIRSVIQSQKHIGYIFSGSMSVKDELIADIAGQKGAFGGRILNYELKTFPFNTTENYLKEKANYLKFTDDGIERFYKCTNGIPYYVNSFARLLPPNEELNEKKIISEFKKALPYLLIHLTNEWYKLNNQEQRIITALVEKPLKRIEIANKLGVTSGAIGASLKSLQNKTLIELDKDGYMIYDSIFKAWLKKEYEEKGNYPY, from the coding sequence ATGGCAAGTTTACCATTAGGAAATGACAATGATTTAGATGACACACAGTTCTATAATAGAGTAGAGGAGATTTCATTCATATGTGATAATTTAGAACTAACTAAAAAAGGATCAACTCCAACAATACTGCTTACAGGCATTAGAGGAGTAGGTAAAACTGCATTAATGAAAAAATTAAAAAAAGATTTTCAAAATGATTATTTAGTTGTTTATATGGACTTATCAGCAATGGATAAATTTAAAAAAAACGAACTAACCCGTTTTAGCTTTATGAAATTATTTTACGAGTCTATTATCAAAGCATTAAGGCATTCAAATATCATAACTATTGATACACAGATTTTAAAATATTTTAAAACACGCAATTTTAAATTAGATAAACTAAAATCAGTTGATAAAATTCCCATCCCTATTCTTAAATCAGAAGAGGATTATGCAAAATTCACTACTTTTGTAATGGATTTGCCCCAACAGATATATGATGATTGCAAAGATCATATTGATGGTGTTTTAATATTTATGGACGAATTTCAAATGTTAAAACAACTTGATGAAGATGTTAACGGATTTTTATGGTACATCAGAAGTGTTATTCAATCACAAAAACATATTGGTTATATTTTTTCCGGAAGCATGAGCGTTAAAGATGAATTGATTGCAGATATTGCAGGTCAAAAAGGAGCTTTTGGAGGTAGAATATTAAATTATGAACTTAAGACATTCCCATTTAATACAACAGAAAATTATTTAAAAGAAAAAGCAAACTATCTTAAATTTACTGATGATGGGATTGAAAGGTTTTATAAATGTACAAATGGAATTCCATATTATGTTAATAGTTTTGCAAGATTATTACCTCCTAATGAAGAATTAAATGAAAAAAAAATAATTTCTGAATTTAAAAAAGCCTTACCTTATTTATTGATTCATTTGACCAATGAATGGTATAAACTAAATAATCAAGAACAAAGAATTATCACTGCTCTTGTTGAAAAACCATTGAAAAGAATTGAAATAGCAAATAAATTAGGAGTAACAAGTGGAGCCATTGGTGCTTCCCTAAAATCATTGCAAAATAAAACTTTAATAGAATTAGATAAAGATGGTTATATGATATATGATTCTATTTTCAAAGCATGGCTAAAAAAGGAATACGAAGAAAAAGGAAATTATCCATATTAA
- the dmpI gene encoding 4-oxalocrotonate tautomerase DmpI, with translation MPVITIAGNKGITIEKKREMVKKVSEVVSEAYGLPIEAITVLIQEYDFDDIGVAGELLSDRK, from the coding sequence ATGCCCGTAATTACAATAGCTGGAAATAAAGGAATAACTATAGAAAAGAAAAGAGAAATGGTCAAAAAAGTATCTGAAGTAGTATCTGAAGCATATGGTCTGCCAATAGAAGCAATAACCGTATTAATTCAAGAATATGACTTTGATGATATTGGAGTTGCTGGTGAATTGTTAAGTGACAGAAAATAA
- a CDS encoding DUF2953 domain-containing protein yields MLNILLMIILIIFFSIIVLLYFGVKISLIYDKTDSKLEGCLQISILRKIKIYTLNLSSLNKDKKNDENEKKTNNDIKQLFKLLKPCFGPFKLFLKSFMKCIKVQNLENHLIFGMDSYTDTAKYIGYIWSFIIIINSSHKNAKLSAEPSFNGIVFDVNGINELEINILKLIPPVLRLISKKEVRTLIKEVKK; encoded by the coding sequence ATGTTAAACATCCTATTGATGATTATTTTAATAATCTTCTTTTCCATTATTGTTTTACTCTATTTTGGTGTTAAAATATCACTTATTTATGATAAAACAGACAGTAAACTTGAAGGATGTTTACAAATATCAATTTTAAGAAAAATTAAAATATACACATTAAACCTCTCATCATTAAACAAAGATAAAAAAAATGATGAAAATGAAAAAAAAACAAATAACGATATAAAACAACTATTTAAACTACTTAAACCTTGTTTTGGACCTTTTAAACTATTTTTAAAATCATTTATGAAATGTATTAAAGTTCAAAATCTTGAAAATCATCTCATTTTTGGCATGGACTCATACACAGATACGGCAAAATATATTGGATACATTTGGAGTTTCATCATAATTATAAATTCTTCTCATAAAAATGCAAAACTAAGTGCTGAACCTTCATTTAATGGAATTGTTTTTGATGTAAATGGCATTAATGAACTTGAGATAAATATCTTAAAATTAATCCCCCCAGTTTTGAGATTAATTTCTAAAAAAGAAGTAAGGACATTAATCAAAGAGGTTAAAAAATGA
- a CDS encoding thiamine pyrophosphate-binding protein has translation MNVADNIVKILEEEGIENIFGIPGEQIMPVYKALSESNINHILTRHEQAAAHAADGYYRSSGKIGVCIATASPGALNFTMAVATAFKDNVPLLILTGDNELKYRGSDHFQSTPQVDIFKNITRASYNPLNGTEAMYVLRAAIYELKTIPKGPIHINLSKDILLQEDFDDFELCYLCEEDLSNISKAQELINASEKPLLILGAGAISQKENIEMLAHMYQIPVTTTFHAKGIISEEDEINLGIIGIRSTPRSKYAIENADCVIALGIKASERTLPEIPKNLIHVNINKDVLIGNCPIQGKVEDFLLKISFKKAEWLCEILEINNKIEIEGLDVDFKPQASIKRILDKFNDNIIAADAGSHTTWTTLLKKSLKPGQLLFSGSMAPMGYGLPAAIGAAIATDEKIIVINGDGDFHMNLQELATIRENNLNIIIFILNNSEYGIIRQWQESIYGMKPYQVKLNNPDFTKLASSYGIDAIKVDNLADLELILEKELTGPLVVEVIVESEDIPLPKN, from the coding sequence GTGAATGTAGCAGATAATATTGTTAAAATTCTTGAAGAAGAAGGAATAGAAAATATCTTCGGGATACCTGGCGAGCAGATAATGCCAGTTTATAAAGCATTATCTGAATCTAACATTAATCACATTTTAACAAGGCATGAACAGGCAGCAGCTCATGCAGCTGATGGATATTATAGGTCAAGTGGCAAGATTGGTGTCTGTATTGCAACTGCATCTCCCGGTGCTTTGAACTTTACAATGGCAGTTGCTACTGCGTTTAAAGATAATGTCCCATTACTTATATTGACGGGGGATAATGAATTAAAATACAGGGGGTCTGATCATTTTCAATCCACTCCTCAAGTAGATATTTTTAAAAACATAACTCGGGCATCTTACAATCCTTTAAATGGAACTGAGGCAATGTATGTTTTAAGGGCAGCTATTTATGAGCTTAAAACCATTCCAAAAGGGCCAATTCATATTAACTTATCAAAAGATATATTGCTTCAGGAAGATTTCGATGATTTTGAGTTATGTTATTTATGTGAGGAGGATTTGTCAAATATATCTAAAGCTCAAGAGTTAATAAATGCATCAGAAAAACCTTTGCTTATATTAGGTGCAGGTGCAATTTCACAAAAAGAAAACATTGAAATGCTTGCACATATGTATCAAATCCCAGTCACTACAACATTTCACGCAAAAGGAATTATCTCAGAAGAAGATGAGATAAATTTGGGTATTATAGGGATACGTTCCACACCAAGGTCAAAATATGCAATTGAAAATGCAGATTGTGTTATTGCGTTAGGTATAAAAGCATCAGAAAGGACTTTACCCGAAATCCCAAAGAATTTGATTCATGTAAATATTAATAAAGATGTTTTAATTGGTAATTGTCCAATTCAGGGAAAGGTTGAAGATTTTTTACTTAAAATTAGCTTTAAAAAAGCTGAATGGTTATGTGAAATTTTAGAGATTAATAATAAAATCGAAATCGAAGGTTTGGATGTAGATTTTAAACCTCAAGCATCTATTAAACGAATTTTAGACAAATTTAATGATAATATCATTGCAGCGGATGCAGGTTCACACACTACTTGGACAACACTTCTTAAAAAATCTTTAAAACCGGGCCAATTATTGTTTTCAGGATCTATGGCTCCAATGGGGTATGGTCTTCCAGCAGCTATTGGTGCTGCAATTGCAACAGATGAAAAGATAATAGTAATCAATGGAGATGGGGATTTCCATATGAATCTTCAGGAATTGGCTACTATTCGCGAAAATAACTTGAATATAATTATATTCATTTTAAATAATTCAGAATATGGGATTATACGGCAATGGCAGGAATCCATATATGGCATGAAACCATACCAAGTTAAATTAAATAATCCTGACTTTACAAAATTAGCTTCAAGTTATGGAATTGATGCTATTAAGGTAGATAATTTAGCTGATTTGGAACTAATTCTAGAAAAAGAGTTAACAGGACCCCTTGTAGTTGAAGTAATTGTAGAAAGTGAGGACATTCCATTACCTAAAAATTAA
- a CDS encoding PAS domain-containing sensor histidine kinase, whose amino-acid sequence MNFEKSIGAHVIFFDGNYCVKGYNDSFANFFDIEEDLTGKHIDDLEMPADFADFILSGEEEIELSLNVKNRWIDVKKETINTNGALIGHFFILEDVTDQIINNQELIALNSVIGDVQDVMSMSIHFKDAEGKYHWTPETYALIDREPRLGDENNNIFDSITVQNLDNIADNRPNIDDDVYVEDFTIITESGKTKYLRGTAHNVFDDEGNFLRLIMTAQDLTKEHLQEANLKILDSLMSDSNYQLGVGSYVHEIGSDYFCISKEAVDIAELNENEDSHMQLKSLSGNFVDSDAFKKEVGKLISGELDKIDNVWEYKSPKTGQIKKLHVINSIKVVGGRIFSFGGIKDVTSEMEKQEKLKHHNMELEMLIRESNHRIKNNLNLLLRFISLEKRFNKNNPEKIIENTVGRIESFSLLHEKIYNVDNFKDINVEEYLNSLISGLYSIFGDDGSINYNSNNNELILNSEILVPLSLIITELVINSIKYGYVDYELDNKAINVSVDKFDNKLILHYSDNGKGLPKDFNPHKSIGLGWRIINSLISQLEGEYEVFNDDGMHFKLTFNI is encoded by the coding sequence ATGAATTTTGAAAAGTCCATTGGTGCTCATGTCATATTCTTTGATGGGAACTATTGTGTTAAGGGGTATAATGATAGTTTTGCAAATTTTTTTGACATTGAAGAGGATTTGACAGGAAAACATATTGATGATTTAGAAATGCCTGCTGATTTTGCGGATTTCATTCTTTCTGGGGAAGAGGAAATTGAATTATCATTAAATGTTAAAAATCGCTGGATTGATGTAAAGAAAGAGACAATTAATACTAATGGTGCTTTAATTGGTCATTTCTTTATTCTGGAAGATGTAACTGATCAAATAATTAATAATCAGGAATTAATTGCACTTAATTCTGTTATTGGGGATGTACAGGATGTCATGTCCATGTCAATTCATTTTAAAGATGCTGAAGGTAAATATCATTGGACTCCTGAGACTTATGCTTTAATTGACCGTGAACCTAGGCTTGGAGATGAAAATAATAATATTTTTGATTCTATAACTGTTCAAAATTTGGATAACATTGCAGATAATCGTCCCAACATCGATGATGATGTTTATGTGGAAGATTTTACAATTATTACTGAATCAGGTAAAACTAAATATCTGAGAGGCACTGCCCACAATGTTTTTGATGATGAGGGTAATTTTCTCCGTCTTATCATGACTGCACAAGATCTTACAAAAGAACATTTGCAAGAGGCAAACCTAAAAATTTTAGATAGTTTAATGTCTGATAGTAATTATCAACTTGGTGTTGGTAGTTATGTTCATGAGATAGGCAGTGATTATTTTTGTATTTCGAAGGAGGCAGTTGATATTGCTGAACTTAATGAAAATGAAGATTCACACATGCAGTTAAAAAGCCTTAGTGGAAATTTTGTTGATTCGGATGCCTTTAAAAAAGAAGTGGGCAAATTAATATCAGGTGAATTGGATAAAATTGACAATGTGTGGGAATACAAATCACCAAAAACAGGCCAAATCAAAAAATTACATGTAATTAATTCTATAAAAGTCGTTGGTGGGCGAATATTTTCATTTGGTGGAATAAAAGATGTTACAAGTGAAATGGAAAAACAAGAGAAACTGAAGCATCATAATATGGAACTGGAAATGCTCATACGTGAAAGCAACCATAGGATAAAAAATAATTTAAATCTGCTACTTAGATTCATATCTCTTGAAAAAAGGTTTAATAAGAATAATCCTGAGAAGATTATTGAAAATACTGTTGGAAGAATCGAATCATTTTCCTTACTTCATGAAAAAATTTATAATGTGGACAATTTTAAGGATATTAATGTTGAAGAATACTTGAATTCTTTAATTAGCGGGTTGTATTCTATATTTGGTGATGACGGCAGTATTAATTATAATTCAAACAATAATGAACTTATATTGAACAGTGAAATACTTGTTCCATTATCTTTGATAATCACTGAACTTGTTATTAATTCAATCAAATATGGTTATGTTGATTATGAGTTGGATAATAAAGCAATTAATGTCTCTGTTGATAAATTTGATAATAAATTAATATTGCATTACTCTGATAATGGTAAGGGATTGCCTAAAGACTTTAACCCTCATAAAAGTATTGGTCTTGGTTGGAGAATTATTAATTCTTTAATCAGTCAGTTAGAAGGGGAATATGAAGTATTTAATGATGATGGAATGCATTTTAAATTAACATTTAATATTTAA
- a CDS encoding GerW family sporulation protein, which produces MSENIKTTVEELRKLINVENVVGQPIETEDKLLIPVMRMGVGFGVGENILGADKGDAAGAGAGVEPISMVVIPKKGNDSEGVRVLNLSKGNQTNKALSDLGLLISDLVKNYINNDEKIDESEYIEPEFTTADDE; this is translated from the coding sequence ATGTCTGAAAATATAAAAACAACAGTAGAAGAATTACGTAAACTTATTAATGTAGAAAATGTTGTTGGACAACCTATTGAAACCGAAGACAAACTTCTAATACCTGTAATGAGAATGGGCGTTGGATTTGGCGTTGGGGAAAATATCTTAGGTGCTGACAAAGGTGATGCCGCAGGTGCTGGCGCTGGAGTTGAACCAATTTCCATGGTAGTAATTCCTAAGAAAGGAAATGATTCTGAAGGAGTTCGTGTGCTCAACTTAAGTAAAGGAAATCAAACCAACAAAGCATTATCCGATCTAGGTTTATTAATAAGTGATTTAGTCAAAAATTATATTAATAATGATGAAAAAATTGACGAATCAGAATACATTGAACCAGAATTTACCACTGCTGATGATGAATAA
- a CDS encoding dCTP deaminase produces the protein MLGERELVKLFPDFADLVQPSGIDLELDKIYTQESGGSLIDNEKNLPEIKEMDGGIYTLKPHTAYLASIKRKIKIPKGYAMLYLPRSTLLRSFVSVQTAVGDPGFYGTLMFMIYNHGDYEYKIKSGDRIAQAVVFPVVGSGEYNGSYQEVEE, from the coding sequence ATGCTTGGTGAAAGAGAACTTGTTAAGTTATTTCCAGACTTCGCTGATTTAGTACAGCCTTCTGGAATTGATTTGGAATTAGATAAGATATATACACAAGAAAGCGGCGGGTCTTTAATTGATAATGAAAAAAACTTGCCCGAAATTAAAGAAATGGATGGAGGCATCTACACTTTAAAACCACATACTGCATATCTTGCAAGTATTAAAAGGAAAATTAAAATTCCAAAAGGATATGCCATGCTTTATCTTCCAAGATCAACACTTCTTAGATCTTTTGTTTCTGTTCAAACAGCAGTAGGTGATCCCGGATTTTATGGGACTCTCATGTTCATGATTTACAATCATGGGGACTATGAATATAAAATCAAATCAGGGGATAGAATCGCTCAGGCTGTTGTATTTCCTGTTGTTGGTTCTGGTGAATATAATGGATCTTATCAGGAGGTGGAAGAGTGA
- a CDS encoding (deoxy)nucleoside triphosphate pyrophosphohydrolase, with translation MKTLNVVAAIIKKDNKILATKRGYGEFTDMWEFPGGKIENNETKEEAIIREIKEELDCVIEPTKFALDLEYQYPTFYLKMSCFEAIIKEGTPKLIEHNDAKWLTKQELDSINWIPADIQIIDYLKETMRD, from the coding sequence ATGAAAACATTAAATGTCGTTGCAGCAATTATTAAAAAAGATAATAAAATTTTAGCAACCAAAAGGGGTTATGGTGAATTCACTGATATGTGGGAGTTTCCAGGTGGAAAAATAGAAAATAATGAAACAAAAGAGGAAGCTATTATAAGAGAAATCAAAGAAGAACTTGACTGTGTTATTGAACCTACAAAATTTGCCTTGGACTTAGAATATCAATATCCTACTTTTTATCTTAAAATGAGTTGTTTTGAAGCTATAATTAAAGAAGGAACTCCAAAACTCATAGAACACAATGATGCGAAATGGTTAACTAAACAAGAATTGGATTCAATTAACTGGATTCCAGCAGATATTCAGATAATTGACTATTTAAAAGAAACAATGAGGGATTAA
- a CDS encoding pyridoxal-phosphate-dependent aminotransferase family protein, which yields MNETLLMLPGPTTVHPRVLAAMSRAVVNHRGAKYGEILSETNKLMADVFQTSNDAYLLTGSGTAAMEAGISNTVASGEKMLNIVGGKFGERFMKIAQTHGIDAQELAVEWGTAVTPEAIKEALDADEDIKAVSVIHNETSTGVAAPIEEIGKVMKNYDALYIVDTVSSLGGDYVDVDKFGIDVCVTGSQKCIAAPPGMAAITLSDDAWAAADKIDSPTFYLDMKAARKSGNKVPPQTPYTPAVSLTYAMNEALNMVMEEGLEARVARHHKAAEASVAAVKALGLELFADEAVSSATVTAVKMPEGISDDQFRGTTRDKYGVELAGGQDHLKGNIFRIGHMGNISYKELTQAFAAIGMTLKGLGVIEDAGAGVASIAESYL from the coding sequence ATGAACGAAACTTTATTAATGCTTCCAGGTCCAACTACAGTACATCCTAGAGTGCTTGCTGCAATGTCTAGAGCTGTTGTTAACCATAGAGGAGCTAAATATGGAGAAATTTTATCAGAAACTAATAAATTAATGGCTGATGTTTTCCAAACCTCTAATGATGCATATTTATTAACAGGATCTGGAACTGCAGCTATGGAAGCAGGTATCAGTAATACCGTTGCTTCTGGTGAAAAAATGCTCAACATTGTGGGAGGAAAATTCGGTGAACGTTTCATGAAAATCGCTCAGACCCATGGAATTGATGCGCAAGAATTAGCAGTAGAATGGGGAACTGCTGTAACTCCTGAAGCAATTAAAGAAGCTTTAGATGCAGATGAAGATATTAAAGCAGTATCTGTAATTCACAACGAAACTTCTACTGGAGTAGCTGCACCTATTGAGGAAATTGGTAAAGTAATGAAAAATTACGATGCATTATACATCGTAGATACTGTATCTTCCCTTGGAGGAGATTATGTAGATGTGGACAAATTTGGAATCGATGTCTGCGTAACTGGTTCTCAAAAATGTATTGCCGCACCACCTGGAATGGCCGCCATTACTTTAAGTGATGATGCCTGGGCTGCTGCAGATAAAATTGACTCACCTACATTCTACTTAGATATGAAAGCTGCAAGAAAAAGTGGAAACAAAGTTCCACCTCAAACTCCATACACTCCTGCCGTATCATTAACCTATGCAATGAACGAAGCATTGAATATGGTTATGGAAGAAGGACTTGAAGCTAGAGTTGCACGTCATCATAAAGCTGCTGAAGCTAGTGTAGCAGCTGTTAAAGCATTAGGTTTAGAATTATTTGCTGATGAAGCAGTATCATCTGCAACTGTAACTGCCGTAAAAATGCCTGAAGGAATCAGTGATGATCAATTCAGAGGAACCACCCGTGATAAATATGGTGTAGAATTAGCCGGTGGACAGGATCATCTAAAAGGAAACATCTTCAGAATCGGACACATGGGAAACATTTCTTACAAAGAACTAACTCAAGCGTTTGCTGCTATCGGTATGACCTTAAAAGGTTTAGGTGTAATTGAAGATGCTGGTGCTGGTGTAGCATCCATCGCAGAATCATATTTATGA
- a CDS encoding DUF3427 domain-containing protein: MNMDEILNGARTAFIDEKLDSSLDFRPKLLHNGKETKVINSIRDELQNCDEFIISSAFITLSGLTPLLEEFRNLEQKNIKGKILTTDYLNFTEPKALRKLQQFGNIEVKIYSQEKEGFHTKGYIFKKDDVYKGIVGSSNLTMNALSVNKEWNVEFTSLKEGEMLSEIKSEFFALWREADDLNNVLPEYEKIYNDNKRFTDLRKITAEIKKKNITLTPNIMQEQFIENLRKLIKQGEKRAILVSATGTGKTYASAFAVNDFNPKKLLFLVHREQIAKQSINAYKNVFKDHENFGLLSGNSKDYDKNYLFSTIQTMSKDDVFRRYDKNHFDYIIIDEVHKAGALSYQKIFQYFEPKFWLGMTASPERTDGFNIYDLFDNNIAHEIRLQEALEEDLLCPFHYFGIADVEFCDGEIDDSFEDFNLLASDKRVDYLIEKSEFYGYSGDRRKALVFCSRKKEAELLSDEFNRRGYNSTVLTGDDSQEKRIEAIDRLTNDENPDKLEFIFTVDIFNEGVDIPEINQVLLVRPTESPIIFIQQLGRGLRKYENKEYVVIIDFIGNYKNNFMIPIALSGDRSYDKDKIRKYLMEGNKIIPGASSINFDEISRKRIYESINNSSFSKIGVFKEKYNNLKYKLGRIPSLHDFAINGEFNPELILNHSRFDSYHNFLDYVDNDYNSTLSDAEVASLKFISKKLIKGIRPHELVILSCLKFNNYFTVNQIEKYLNEKYGLSNQFKSIRNAINYLSMNFYRKETSDDYQANTVTSFVSKEKIIDYEDIFFNFDEEIYNDLENNKDFKFEISHYFKSCLINPVYLNHFEDAVKYAIFKYAQVYKSNDKFRLYEKYSREDVLRLLNWERFMNAQNIGGYKVKYNTCPIFVTYDKKDDISETINYEDQFLSKQLFSWMSRNNRKISSSELEPIVNYTDLDIELFIQKSNDEGIEFYYVGKLTPLEHDQLYREIEGKQHPIVNFKFKISPEVKDELYSYFIND, translated from the coding sequence ATGAATATGGATGAAATCTTAAATGGTGCAAGAACTGCTTTTATTGATGAAAAACTGGATTCCAGCCTAGATTTCAGACCAAAACTATTGCATAATGGCAAAGAAACAAAAGTCATTAATTCAATTCGTGATGAACTTCAAAATTGTGATGAATTTATAATATCCTCAGCTTTCATCACATTAAGTGGTTTGACTCCCCTTTTAGAAGAGTTTAGGAACTTGGAGCAAAAAAATATCAAAGGTAAGATTCTCACAACTGATTATTTAAATTTTACAGAACCAAAAGCTTTAAGAAAACTTCAACAATTCGGTAATATTGAAGTTAAGATTTACAGTCAGGAAAAAGAAGGTTTTCACACTAAAGGATATATTTTTAAGAAAGATGATGTTTATAAGGGTATTGTTGGAAGCTCTAATTTAACAATGAATGCATTATCTGTAAATAAGGAGTGGAATGTTGAATTTACTTCTCTAAAAGAAGGTGAAATGTTATCTGAAATTAAAAGCGAATTTTTCGCATTATGGAGGGAAGCTGATGATTTAAACAATGTTCTTCCAGAATATGAAAAAATTTACAATGACAATAAACGTTTCACTGATTTAAGGAAAATTACAGCTGAAATTAAAAAGAAAAATATCACATTAACTCCAAATATTATGCAGGAACAGTTTATTGAAAACTTAAGAAAACTCATCAAACAAGGTGAAAAGAGAGCTATTTTGGTATCAGCAACAGGAACTGGTAAAACATATGCATCTGCTTTTGCAGTAAATGATTTTAATCCTAAAAAACTTTTATTTTTAGTTCACAGGGAACAAATTGCAAAACAATCAATTAATGCTTATAAAAATGTCTTTAAAGATCATGAAAATTTCGGATTGTTGTCTGGAAATTCCAAAGATTATGATAAAAATTATCTTTTCTCAACAATTCAGACAATGTCAAAAGATGATGTGTTTAGAAGATATGATAAAAATCATTTTGACTATATTATTATTGATGAGGTTCACAAAGCCGGTGCATTAAGTTATCAAAAGATTTTCCAATATTTTGAGCCTAAATTCTGGCTGGGGATGACTGCATCACCTGAGAGGACTGATGGATTTAACATCTATGATCTGTTTGATAATAATATTGCCCATGAAATTAGACTTCAGGAAGCTCTAGAAGAGGATTTGTTATGTCCATTTCATTACTTTGGGATTGCTGATGTTGAGTTTTGTGATGGTGAAATTGATGATTCTTTTGAAGACTTTAATTTACTTGCATCTGATAAACGTGTTGATTATCTGATAGAAAAATCAGAGTTTTATGGATATTCTGGCGATAGAAGAAAAGCATTGGTATTTTGTTCTAGAAAAAAAGAAGCAGAATTATTGTCAGATGAATTTAATAGGAGAGGTTATAACTCTACTGTATTAACAGGGGATGATTCACAGGAGAAAAGGATTGAAGCTATTGATAGATTAACTAATGATGAAAATCCGGATAAGTTGGAATTTATTTTCACTGTGGATATTTTCAATGAAGGAGTTGATATTCCTGAAATTAATCAGGTATTGCTTGTTAGGCCAACTGAATCTCCAATTATTTTCATACAGCAACTTGGAAGAGGTCTTAGGAAATATGAAAATAAGGAATATGTTGTTATAATTGATTTTATTGGTAATTATAAGAATAATTTCATGATTCCCATTGCACTTTCAGGAGATAGATCGTATGATAAGGATAAAATTCGTAAATACTTAATGGAAGGAAATAAAATTATTCCCGGTGCTTCTTCAATTAATTTTGATGAAATTTCCAGAAAACGTATATATGAGTCAATTAATAATTCTTCTTTTTCAAAAATTGGCGTATTTAAAGAAAAATACAATAATTTAAAATATAAGTTAGGTCGTATTCCTTCATTGCATGATTTTGCAATTAACGGCGAATTTAATCCTGAACTTATCTTAAATCACTCCAGATTTGATTCATATCATAATTTTTTAGATTATGTTGATAATGATTATAATTCAACACTAAGCGATGCAGAAGTTGCATCTCTTAAATTCATTTCCAAAAAGTTAATAAAAGGAATAAGGCCTCATGAACTTGTTATTTTAAGTTGTCTTAAATTTAATAATTATTTCACTGTTAATCAAATTGAAAAGTATTTAAATGAGAAATATGGTCTTTCAAATCAATTTAAATCTATTAGGAATGCTATTAATTATTTAAGTATGAATTTTTACAGAAAAGAGACAAGTGATGATTATCAAGCCAATACTGTCACTAGTTTTGTTTCAAAAGAAAAAATCATTGATTATGAGGACATTTTCTTTAACTTTGATGAAGAAATCTATAATGATTTAGAAAATAATAAAGATTTTAAATTTGAGATTTCACATTATTTCAAATCTTGTTTAATCAATCCAGTTTATTTAAATCATTTTGAAGATGCTGTAAAATATGCGATATTTAAATATGCTCAAGTTTACAAAAGCAATGATAAATTTAGATTATATGAGAAATACTCAAGAGAAGACGTTTTAAGACTTTTAAATTGGGAAAGATTCATGAATGCTCAAAATATTGGAGGATATAAAGTCAAATACAACACTTGTCCAATTTTTGTAACTTATGATAAAAAAGATGATATTTCAGAAACTATTAATTATGAAGATCAATTTTTATCAAAACAACTCTTTAGCTGGATGAGTAGAAACAATAGAAAAATATCAAGTTCGGAACTAGAGCCAATTGTTAACTACACAGATTTGGATATTGAGTTATTTATCCAGAAAAGTAATGATGAAGGCATTGAATTTTATTATGTTGGTAAGCTAACACCATTAGAACATGATCAGCTTTATCGTGAAATTGAAGGTAAACAACATCCAATTGTTAATTTTAAATTTAAAATTAGTCCTGAAGTTAAAGATGAACTTTACAGTTATTTTATAAATGATTAA